One part of the Anaerolineales bacterium genome encodes these proteins:
- a CDS encoding DUF1801 domain-containing protein translates to MNGQALPPNLEKFLAKFPEPLQTIALELRAQVLDLAPDVIEQIDESAHLLGYGYAETYTHLVCVIILQKDYINFGFPRGVDLEDPEALLEGTGKRARHVKIYSVEDVTLPGVLSLLREAIEITPRPDSEE, encoded by the coding sequence GTGAACGGCCAGGCGCTGCCTCCCAACCTGGAGAAGTTCCTCGCCAAATTTCCAGAGCCCTTGCAGACAATTGCTTTGGAGCTGCGCGCCCAGGTGCTGGACCTGGCGCCGGATGTGATCGAACAGATCGACGAATCGGCTCATTTGCTGGGTTACGGCTACGCCGAGACCTACACCCACCTGGTATGCGTGATCATTTTGCAAAAAGACTACATCAACTTCGGTTTCCCGCGCGGCGTGGATCTGGAAGACCCGGAAGCCCTGCTGGAGGGCACCGGCAAGCGTGCCCGCCATGTGAAGATCTACAGTGTTGAAGACGTAACCCTGCCTGGCGTGCTCTCCTTGTTGCGCGAGGCGATCGAGATCACGCCCCGGCCAGACAGCGAAGAGTAA
- a CDS encoding MFS transporter, producing MTDQKVQAQGLGAKFMRLWQASFASNLADGVWLAAGPLLAASITRDPLLIAGLATAQRLPWLLFSLPSGALVDRLDRKRIISIGNAIRGALILALGLCAYYGLLNIYGMYVFFFLLGTVEPFVDNASFAILPRVVSQPQLEKANGRLFATTTVANDLVGPPAGSFIFTLFPPLAFLISGVAYMGSATLMGGLPGEYHARRQPGAASRLLAEIWEGFRWFLNNRVLRALAFLVTLQNLVFTAGYSLLVLYAQDRLGLSATGYGLLLSVGAIGGLVGAITADRIGVRLGTGRVIILGITLTGIAFLVLGFTFSTPVAAAMLAINSFSVTMSVTLILALRQTLIPDDLLGRVTSVYRFLVIGAAPLGSLAGGVLARRYELGTPYWVGGVLILVATLLMYRLVNNKAVERARADLTASQAS from the coding sequence ATGACCGATCAGAAAGTGCAAGCACAGGGCCTGGGCGCAAAGTTCATGCGCCTGTGGCAAGCCTCCTTCGCCTCAAATTTGGCGGATGGTGTGTGGCTGGCGGCCGGCCCGCTGCTGGCCGCCTCGATCACGCGTGACCCGCTGTTGATCGCTGGCCTGGCAACGGCGCAACGCCTGCCCTGGCTGCTGTTCTCGCTACCCAGTGGCGCGCTTGTTGACCGCCTGGACCGCAAGCGCATCATCTCGATCGGCAATGCCATCCGCGGCGCGCTGATCCTGGCGCTGGGCTTGTGCGCCTATTACGGCTTGCTAAATATCTATGGCATGTATGTGTTCTTCTTCCTGCTGGGGACGGTGGAGCCGTTCGTGGACAATGCATCGTTCGCCATCCTACCGCGCGTGGTGAGCCAGCCACAGCTGGAGAAGGCCAATGGCCGCCTGTTCGCCACCACAACCGTTGCCAATGATCTGGTTGGCCCGCCGGCGGGCAGCTTTATCTTCACGTTGTTTCCGCCGCTGGCTTTTTTGATCAGCGGCGTGGCGTACATGGGCTCGGCGACGTTGATGGGCGGATTGCCCGGTGAATATCATGCCCGCCGCCAGCCGGGTGCGGCAAGCCGCTTGCTGGCTGAGATCTGGGAAGGCTTTCGCTGGTTCTTGAACAACCGCGTCTTGCGCGCCCTGGCTTTCCTGGTCACACTGCAGAATTTAGTCTTCACTGCGGGTTATTCGTTGTTGGTGCTCTATGCGCAAGACCGCCTGGGGCTGAGCGCCACTGGTTATGGCTTGCTGCTCTCCGTTGGCGCCATCGGCGGGCTGGTAGGCGCCATCACAGCAGACCGGATAGGCGTGCGGCTGGGCACCGGCCGCGTCATCATCCTTGGCATTACCCTCACAGGCATTGCCTTCCTGGTGCTCGGGTTCACCTTCAGCACACCAGTCGCAGCCGCCATGCTGGCGATCAACTCCTTCTCAGTGACAATGAGCGTGACGCTGATCCTGGCGCTGCGCCAAACACTGATCCCCGATGATCTGCTGGGTCGTGTTACCAGCGTATATCGCTTCCTTGTCATTGGTGCAGCCCCCTTGGGCAGCCTGGCGGGCGGCGTGCTGGCGCGCCGCTATGAGCTTGGCACACCCTATTGGGTGGGCGGCGTGCTTATTCTGGTGGCAACTTTGTTGATGTATCGCCTAGTCAATAACAAAGCTGTGGAGCGCGCAAGAGCCGATCTAACCGCTTCGCAAGCTTCCTAA
- a CDS encoding carboxypeptidase M32 produces the protein MENKLKELKTRLAEVADLGAAGAVLGWDQATYMPAGGASARGRQMATLGSIAQAKFTDPAIGHLLDELEPWAAQQGPDSDDAALIRKTRKDYNKQVKVSADWVSRANLHIAETYQAWTEARPANDFKSVQDALKVTLDLSREYADFFPGYEHIADPLIDGPDPGMKASSIRSVFSELRNELVPLVQAITSQKEADDSPLRKSYPEKKQLDFGIEVAKDFGYDFNRGRQDMTHHPFCTSFSITDVRITTRVQKKYLADALFSTLHEAGHAMYEQGVNMAYEATPLASGTSSGVHESQSRTWENIVGRSRGFWEHYYPKLKAAFPTQLKGVGLDKFYRAINKVERSLIRTDADEVTYNLHVMLRFDLELQLLEGTLEIKDLPEAWHARYKNDLGIQAPSDVDGVLQDVHWYGGLIGGAFQGYTLGNIMSALFYDAALKAHPGIPGEVSKGEFATLHTWLRENIYQFGSKYEPDELIQRVTGRPLRIAPYIKYLRTKYGELYKL, from the coding sequence ATGGAGAACAAGCTTAAGGAACTAAAGACGCGTCTTGCCGAAGTTGCTGACCTGGGCGCCGCCGGCGCGGTGCTGGGTTGGGACCAGGCCACCTACATGCCCGCCGGCGGTGCATCGGCCCGCGGCCGCCAGATGGCCACCCTGGGCAGCATTGCCCAAGCCAAGTTCACAGACCCGGCCATTGGCCACTTGCTGGACGAGCTGGAGCCATGGGCGGCGCAGCAGGGGCCGGATTCGGACGATGCCGCGCTAATCCGCAAGACGCGCAAGGACTACAACAAGCAGGTCAAAGTATCGGCTGACTGGGTCTCACGCGCCAACCTGCACATCGCCGAGACCTACCAGGCCTGGACAGAAGCCCGCCCGGCCAATGACTTCAAATCGGTACAGGATGCGCTCAAGGTGACGCTGGACCTCAGCCGCGAGTATGCTGACTTCTTTCCCGGTTATGAGCACATCGCCGACCCGTTGATCGACGGGCCGGACCCGGGCATGAAGGCATCCAGCATTCGCAGCGTATTCAGCGAGCTGCGCAATGAGCTGGTGCCGCTGGTTCAAGCCATCACCTCGCAAAAAGAGGCCGACGACAGCCCACTGCGCAAGAGCTATCCCGAAAAGAAACAGCTGGACTTTGGCATTGAAGTGGCCAAGGATTTTGGTTATGACTTCAACCGCGGCCGCCAGGACATGACCCACCACCCCTTTTGCACCAGCTTCTCGATCACTGACGTGCGCATCACCACGCGCGTGCAGAAGAAGTATCTGGCCGACGCGCTATTCAGCACCCTGCACGAAGCCGGCCATGCCATGTATGAGCAGGGCGTCAACATGGCCTACGAGGCCACCCCGCTGGCGAGCGGCACGTCCTCCGGAGTGCATGAGAGCCAATCGCGCACGTGGGAGAATATCGTAGGCCGCAGCCGAGGCTTCTGGGAGCATTACTACCCCAAGCTCAAGGCGGCCTTCCCCACCCAGCTCAAAGGCGTGGGACTGGACAAGTTCTACCGCGCCATCAATAAGGTGGAGCGCTCGCTGATCCGCACCGATGCGGACGAGGTGACGTACAACCTGCACGTCATGCTGCGCTTCGACCTGGAGCTGCAGCTGCTGGAAGGCACGCTGGAGATCAAGGACCTGCCGGAAGCCTGGCATGCTCGCTACAAGAACGACCTGGGCATCCAAGCCCCCAGCGATGTGGACGGCGTGCTGCAGGATGTGCACTGGTACGGCGGCCTGATCGGCGGCGCGTTCCAGGGCTATACCCTGGGCAACATCATGAGTGCGCTGTTCTACGACGCGGCACTCAAAGCGCACCCCGGCATCCCGGGCGAGGTCAGCAAAGGCGAGTTCGCCACGCTGCACACCTGGCTGCGCGAGAACATCTACCAGTTTGGCTCCAAGTATGAGCCGGATGAGCTGATCCAGCGCGTCACTGGTAGGCCACTACGCATTGCTCCTTACATAAAGTACCTGCGCACCAAATACGGCGAGCTGTACAAGCTCTAA
- a CDS encoding TetR family transcriptional regulator: MLITQEKPKNPDDPRVIRTRRLLVDALNELMGEKSFDAITVSEIATRATLNRVTFYAHFQDKYALLEYDMSSRIQAEMQAKLGANPRLNEDMLMNLLSFVCNFLEGTQRHCPPPRGQMQSLVEKQLKAHIYDALLLGLEKQAKFRAQGPSAEQTAMVAAWAVYGAAFQWSQQDERQAVAQFVRQVLPLITTNLSPYLESAAIKPSVQRVSAGRGPAALLGPLRLGMHFAS; this comes from the coding sequence ATGTTAATTACACAAGAAAAACCCAAGAATCCAGATGACCCGCGCGTCATCCGCACCCGCCGCCTTCTGGTGGACGCCCTGAACGAGCTGATGGGCGAAAAAAGCTTTGACGCCATCACCGTCAGCGAGATCGCCACGCGGGCCACGCTGAACCGCGTCACCTTCTACGCCCACTTTCAGGACAAGTATGCTCTGCTGGAATACGACATGAGCAGCCGCATCCAAGCCGAAATGCAGGCCAAGCTGGGCGCCAACCCGCGCCTCAACGAAGACATGCTGATGAACTTGCTCAGCTTCGTTTGCAATTTTCTCGAGGGAACGCAGCGCCACTGCCCGCCCCCGCGCGGCCAGATGCAAAGCCTGGTGGAGAAGCAGCTGAAGGCCCACATCTATGACGCCTTGTTGCTGGGTCTTGAAAAGCAGGCCAAGTTCAGAGCACAGGGACCCAGCGCCGAGCAAACCGCCATGGTGGCCGCCTGGGCCGTATACGGGGCGGCCTTCCAGTGGAGCCAGCAGGACGAGCGCCAGGCGGTGGCACAGTTCGTGCGCCAGGTGCTGCCGCTCATCACTACCAATTTGAGCCCTTACCTTGAAAGCGCGGCGATCAAGCCCAGCGTACAACGCGTATCTGCAGGCCGCGGCCCGGCTGCTCTGCTTGGCCCGCTGCGCCTGGGGATGCACTTTGCTTCATAA
- a CDS encoding DoxX family protein, with translation MQAFVSLLSPDWGSLLLRIGLAIVFFAHGLPKIKSVGQVAGFFKQAGIPLAGLSAWIVTLLETVGPVLAVIGLGTRFVALGWAISMLVATVVVKIRMAKVGFAAQGGWELEFILGVAALALVFTGAGALSMDAGLGW, from the coding sequence ATGCAAGCTTTTGTTTCATTGCTGTCCCCCGATTGGGGTTCGCTACTACTGCGCATCGGGCTGGCGATCGTTTTCTTTGCTCACGGCCTGCCCAAGATCAAGAGCGTAGGCCAGGTCGCCGGCTTCTTCAAGCAGGCGGGGATTCCGCTGGCTGGTCTTTCGGCCTGGATCGTGACCCTGCTGGAAACAGTTGGCCCCGTACTGGCAGTCATCGGCCTGGGGACCCGCTTTGTCGCGTTGGGCTGGGCCATCAGCATGCTCGTCGCCACTGTGGTGGTCAAGATTCGCATGGCCAAGGTCGGCTTCGCCGCGCAGGGCGGCTGGGAACTTGAATTCATTCTCGGCGTAGCAGCCCTGGCGCTGGTGTTCACTGGCGCCGGCGCCCTCTCGATGGACGCCGGCCTCGGCTGGTAA
- a CDS encoding DoxX family protein — MQTVLWIAQALLAVAFIAAGFFHAFKAEEAKGRPEMAWMQAISPGLRRFIGLAEMAGGLGVILPMLTGILPWLTPLAAALLAVVMALAIIFHLARKEFANLAVNTPLLLLAAFVAWGRWELFGLL; from the coding sequence ATGCAAACTGTACTCTGGATCGCACAAGCGCTGCTGGCGGTTGCCTTTATCGCCGCAGGCTTCTTCCATGCCTTCAAGGCGGAGGAGGCCAAGGGCCGGCCAGAGATGGCCTGGATGCAGGCCATCTCCCCGGGCCTGCGCAGGTTCATTGGCCTGGCGGAGATGGCGGGAGGACTGGGCGTGATCTTGCCGATGCTCACCGGCATCCTGCCCTGGCTCACACCGCTGGCGGCCGCGCTATTGGCAGTGGTCATGGCACTAGCGATCATCTTCCACCTGGCGCGCAAGGAGTTTGCGAACCTGGCGGTCAATACACCGCTGTTGTTGCTGGCCGCGTTTGTGGCCTGGGGTCGCTGGGAGCTGTTCGGCCTGTTGTAG
- the plsX gene encoding phosphate acyltransferase PlsX, which translates to MRIVLDAMGSDTNPAPEVEAAVEYARQYGDGLYLVGDEPRLRELLAGRTAGIEIVHAPDVFEMTDHISPGSLRKMQNSMGVGMDLVKEGKAHAFVSAGNTGGQMAIALARLGRLRGVKRPALTALFPVSGGRCAVLDVGANAECKPEYLVQFALLGSVYVEKMLGVKNPRIGLLSNGEEAGKGNELVKATYPLLEKAGLNFRGNMEGKELFGGEADVMVTDGFTGNVLMKSAEAVAKLITERLREEIMSSFITKIGGLLARPAFRGLRKDLDPAEVGAVPLLGLNGLVFVAHGRSDSRALLSALRLARQSVEVNLLSSLGQAIESGLAALPAESA; encoded by the coding sequence ATGCGTATTGTTTTAGACGCCATGGGCAGCGATACCAACCCTGCCCCCGAAGTTGAGGCTGCGGTTGAATACGCCCGCCAATACGGCGATGGTCTCTACCTGGTAGGCGACGAGCCGCGCCTTCGCGAACTCCTGGCTGGCCGCACAGCCGGCATTGAGATCGTGCATGCCCCGGATGTCTTTGAAATGACCGACCACATCTCGCCTGGCTCGCTGCGCAAGATGCAGAACAGCATGGGCGTGGGCATGGACCTGGTGAAAGAGGGCAAGGCGCACGCCTTTGTGTCCGCCGGCAACACTGGCGGCCAGATGGCGATCGCTCTGGCGCGCCTGGGCCGCCTGCGCGGCGTCAAACGCCCGGCGCTGACGGCGCTGTTCCCGGTCAGCGGTGGCCGCTGTGCCGTGCTGGACGTAGGCGCCAATGCCGAATGCAAGCCAGAATACTTGGTGCAATTTGCGCTGCTCGGTTCGGTCTATGTTGAAAAGATGCTTGGCGTCAAGAACCCGCGTATCGGCCTGCTATCCAACGGTGAAGAGGCTGGCAAAGGCAACGAGCTGGTCAAAGCCACCTACCCCCTGCTGGAGAAAGCTGGCCTGAACTTTCGCGGCAACATGGAAGGCAAGGAGCTCTTCGGCGGCGAGGCGGACGTGATGGTCACCGACGGATTCACCGGCAACGTGCTGATGAAATCGGCCGAAGCGGTGGCCAAGCTGATCACCGAACGCCTGCGCGAAGAGATCATGTCTTCGTTCATCACTAAAATTGGCGGCCTGCTGGCACGGCCAGCGTTCCGCGGCCTGCGCAAAGACCTGGACCCGGCCGAAGTGGGTGCGGTGCCGCTGCTGGGCCTGAACGGTCTGGTGTTCGTGGCGCATGGCCGCTCTGATTCGCGCGCCCTGCTGAGCGCGCTGCGCCTGGCGCGGCAGTCTGTTGAAGTCAACCTATTGAGCTCGCTGGGCCAGGCCATCGAAAGCGGCCTGGCTGCCCTGCCTGCGGAGAGTGCCTGA
- a CDS encoding DUF2277 domain-containing protein codes for MCRNIRVLYNFEPPTTEDEVHAAALQFVRKVSGYTKPSKVNEAAFERAVREVAKATHKLLEGLETSAPPRDRDVIAQRARERAAKRYGLAGS; via the coding sequence ATGTGCCGAAACATTCGTGTCCTCTACAATTTTGAACCTCCCACTACTGAAGATGAAGTGCATGCCGCCGCCTTGCAGTTTGTGCGCAAGGTGTCTGGCTACACAAAGCCTTCCAAGGTCAACGAGGCTGCGTTCGAGCGCGCCGTGCGTGAGGTGGCCAAGGCTACCCACAAGCTGCTCGAGGGGCTGGAGACCAGCGCACCGCCACGTGACCGCGATGTGATCGCCCAGCGCGCCCGTGAGCGAGCCGCCAAGCGCTACGGATTGGCGGGATCATGA
- a CDS encoding DUF1905 domain-containing protein, producing MKYKTTIWQTGNNTGIPVPPEVLEALGGGKRPAVKITINGYKYQSTVGAMDGQSLIPFSAAHREASGLKGGDKVEVALVLDTAPRTVEVPKDLAAALKKAGLQAAYDASAPSAKKEFVRQVESAKAADTRQRRIDKIVATLKAKKK from the coding sequence ATGAAGTACAAGACCACCATTTGGCAGACCGGCAACAACACCGGCATCCCCGTGCCGCCCGAGGTGCTTGAGGCGCTGGGCGGCGGCAAACGCCCGGCGGTCAAGATCACCATCAATGGCTATAAATACCAGAGCACCGTCGGCGCCATGGACGGGCAGAGCCTGATCCCGTTCAGCGCCGCTCACCGCGAGGCCAGCGGTCTCAAAGGCGGCGACAAGGTCGAGGTCGCTCTGGTGCTCGACACCGCGCCGCGCACCGTAGAAGTGCCCAAGGATCTGGCCGCCGCGCTCAAGAAGGCTGGCCTGCAAGCCGCCTATGACGCCAGCGCGCCTTCGGCCAAGAAGGAGTTCGTGCGCCAGGTGGAGAGCGCCAAAGCCGCCGACACCCGCCAGCGCCGCATTGACAAGATCGTGGCCACCCTGAAGGCCAAGAAGAAATAG
- a CDS encoding NAD(P)H-hydrate dehydratase, whose protein sequence is MSKLVSVAEMRAIEQAADELGLSYAQMLENAGRELANAVLAHSHNREHTAVALVGTGNNGSDALVALAALGAAGWKTGALLIGKRFSHDEYVKRARKAGAVIRTLDHDNHEKLDEHAEWLRSYAVVLDGILGTGVRAPVREGLARLMAAIKANFEIMQPAPYIVAVDCPSGMDCDTGEVALQTLQADLTVCMGAIKAGMLTLPAFGYLGELELADIGITNRIRQWADIKRQIIDEAAVRGFLPARPLGAHKGTFGSLLVVAGSLQYPGAALLAGRAAYRSGVGLVQMAVSKQVQPLLAGHLPEATWLPLPSQDGSFGPTATKPISAALENMSALLLGPGLGLTEGTGEFVGKLLKETLPPLVVDADGLKLLAAYKDWHRRFSLDAVLTPHPGEMAILTGLTVAEIQRNRIEIAEQYAKAWHQVVVLKGAFTVVAAPDGRSATLPLATPALARAGTGDVLAGLIAGLRAQSAVHAGRAFEAACAGVWLHGQAGLRAAAQRGTAAVLASDLLEHLPVMDGLG, encoded by the coding sequence ATGTCCAAGTTAGTTAGTGTTGCAGAAATGCGCGCCATCGAGCAGGCCGCCGATGAGCTGGGCTTGAGCTATGCGCAAATGCTTGAAAATGCAGGCCGCGAGCTGGCCAACGCGGTCCTTGCGCATAGCCACAACCGTGAACATACGGCAGTTGCCCTGGTGGGCACCGGCAACAACGGTAGCGACGCTTTGGTTGCGCTGGCTGCTTTGGGCGCCGCGGGTTGGAAAACGGGCGCGCTGCTGATCGGCAAACGTTTCAGCCATGACGAGTACGTCAAGCGCGCCCGCAAGGCCGGCGCGGTCATCCGCACCCTGGACCACGACAATCACGAAAAGCTTGATGAGCATGCCGAGTGGCTGCGCAGCTATGCGGTCGTGCTGGACGGCATTCTGGGCACCGGTGTGCGCGCCCCCGTGCGCGAGGGGCTTGCGCGCCTGATGGCCGCCATCAAAGCCAACTTTGAGATCATGCAGCCCGCGCCGTACATCGTGGCGGTGGATTGCCCGTCTGGCATGGATTGCGACACCGGCGAGGTGGCGCTGCAGACCTTGCAAGCCGACCTGACCGTCTGCATGGGCGCCATCAAGGCCGGCATGCTGACGCTGCCCGCTTTTGGCTACCTGGGCGAACTTGAACTGGCCGATATTGGCATCACCAACCGCATTCGCCAATGGGCGGATATCAAACGCCAGATCATTGATGAAGCGGCCGTGCGCGGCTTCCTGCCGGCGCGGCCGCTGGGCGCCCATAAGGGCACCTTCGGCAGCCTGCTGGTTGTGGCCGGCTCGCTGCAATACCCCGGTGCGGCCTTGCTGGCTGGGCGGGCAGCGTACCGAAGCGGGGTCGGGCTGGTGCAGATGGCGGTGTCGAAGCAGGTGCAGCCTTTGCTGGCCGGGCACCTGCCGGAAGCCACCTGGCTGCCGCTGCCCTCGCAAGATGGCAGCTTTGGCCCCACGGCCACTAAGCCCATCTCCGCCGCGTTGGAGAACATGAGCGCGCTGCTGCTCGGCCCCGGTCTGGGTCTCACCGAAGGCACGGGCGAATTCGTAGGCAAGCTGCTCAAAGAGACACTGCCGCCGCTGGTTGTAGATGCTGACGGTTTGAAGCTGCTGGCGGCCTACAAAGATTGGCACCGCCGCTTTTCGCTGGATGCGGTACTGACCCCGCACCCCGGCGAGATGGCCATCCTCACTGGGCTGACGGTGGCCGAGATCCAGCGCAATCGCATTGAGATCGCCGAGCAATATGCCAAGGCCTGGCACCAGGTGGTGGTGCTCAAGGGCGCATTCACCGTGGTGGCCGCGCCGGATGGGCGCAGCGCCACGCTGCCGCTGGCTACGCCCGCCTTGGCGCGGGCTGGCACTGGCGATGTACTTGCGGGCCTGATCGCCGGCCTGCGCGCCCAGAGCGCTGTCCATGCGGGCCGCGCGTTCGAGGCGGCCTGCGCGGGGGTGTGGCTGCACGGCCAGGCCGGCCTGCGTGCCGCCGCCCAGCGGGGCACGGCGGCTGTGCTGGCCAGCGACCTGCTTGAGCACCTGCCAGTGATGGACGGGCTGGGTTAA
- a CDS encoding YtxH domain-containing protein: MSDRSGSEFSSFLSGLLVGGLVGAAVALLTAPHSGEETRRIIRDRSIELRDQASESLEQAAADARARADELTKMAKERADEVTKYAKERTAGLRNQAEDLKARGEAAIEAAKKSPKSAAN, from the coding sequence ATGTCTGATCGAAGTGGTAGTGAATTTAGCAGCTTCTTGTCCGGCCTGCTGGTAGGCGGCCTGGTGGGTGCGGCTGTGGCCCTGCTCACCGCCCCCCACTCCGGCGAGGAGACCCGTCGCATCATCCGCGACCGCAGCATTGAGCTGCGCGACCAGGCCAGCGAAAGCCTGGAGCAGGCCGCGGCTGACGCCCGTGCCCGCGCCGATGAGCTGACCAAGATGGCCAAAGAGCGCGCTGACGAGGTGACCAAGTACGCCAAGGAGCGCACGGCTGGCCTGCGCAACCAGGCAGAGGACTTGAAGGCACGTGGCGAAGCCGCCATCGAGGCCGCCAAGAAGTCTCCCAAGAGCGCAGCCAACTAA
- the tatC gene encoding twin-arginine translocase subunit TatC: MIRRFFGRVWRILTAPLRWLFRPLQPFFAPDPQDTPLGETVQKAIANPGDVLAHLAALRGHLMRSVLVLVLASFVTFQFAPVILDWLAAPIGGIAALEAVDVTEPVGVVMRVTFFTAFAISLPYIAFELLQFIAPGLTRRSRLIGLFAIPLVLVLFAAGLIFTYYVLLPPAVTFLVNFMDIPTQVRPASYVAFATGLMFWIGIAFEFPLLSFVLAAMGLLPARWLSANWRIAVVVLAVLAAAITPTVDPINMLLVWAPLVALYFISVGTASLAQRQRARRLAK; this comes from the coding sequence GTGATACGCCGCTTCTTTGGGCGCGTGTGGCGCATCCTCACCGCCCCGCTGCGCTGGCTGTTCCGCCCGCTGCAGCCCTTCTTTGCGCCTGATCCGCAGGACACCCCGCTGGGCGAGACGGTGCAAAAGGCCATCGCCAACCCCGGCGATGTGCTGGCCCACCTGGCCGCGCTGCGCGGCCACCTGATGCGCTCGGTGCTGGTGCTTGTCCTCGCATCCTTCGTCACCTTCCAGTTTGCGCCGGTCATCCTGGATTGGCTGGCTGCGCCGATCGGGGGCATCGCCGCTCTCGAAGCCGTGGATGTCACCGAGCCGGTAGGCGTAGTGATGCGGGTGACCTTCTTCACCGCCTTCGCGATCAGTCTTCCCTATATCGCCTTCGAGCTGTTGCAGTTCATTGCGCCCGGGCTTACCCGCCGTTCGCGCCTGATTGGCCTGTTTGCCATCCCGCTGGTGTTGGTGCTCTTCGCCGCCGGCCTGATATTCACCTATTACGTTTTGCTGCCGCCCGCCGTTACCTTTCTTGTGAATTTCATGGATATTCCCACCCAGGTGCGCCCGGCCTCTTATGTGGCCTTTGCCACCGGGCTCATGTTCTGGATCGGGATCGCCTTCGAGTTCCCGCTGTTGTCGTTCGTGCTGGCCGCGATGGGCCTGCTGCCCGCCCGCTGGCTGAGCGCCAACTGGCGCATCGCCGTGGTGGTACTGGCCGTGCTGGCGGCGGCCATTACCCCCACGGTAGACCCGATCAATATGCTGCTGGTGTGGGCACCCCTTGTTGCTCTATACTTTATAAGCGTCGGCACGGCCTCGCTGGCCCAACGCCAGCGGGCGCGCCGCCTGGCCAAATAA
- a CDS encoding twin-arginine translocase TatA/TatE family subunit yields the protein MQFLGISPTELIFIIIILFVVLGPQDLVKVGSTLGRSMRKLRESGAWKTMTDATRQLRELPQTLARQAGVDELELLSREIGAELKEQREKIQELDRQFVAWTRTPDKPAADAPKAPPPLESETKPREDA from the coding sequence ATGCAATTCCTTGGCATCAGTCCCACTGAACTGATCTTCATCATCATCATTCTGTTCGTCGTGCTTGGCCCGCAAGATCTTGTAAAGGTGGGCAGCACGCTGGGCCGCTCGATGCGCAAGCTGCGCGAATCGGGCGCGTGGAAGACGATGACCGACGCCACCCGCCAGCTGCGCGAGCTGCCGCAGACCCTGGCGCGCCAGGCCGGCGTGGACGAGCTGGAGCTGCTGAGCCGCGAGATCGGCGCCGAGCTCAAAGAGCAGCGCGAGAAGATCCAAGAGCTGGACCGCCAGTTCGTGGCCTGGACCCGTACGCCTGATAAGCCCGCTGCGGATGCGCCCAAAGCGCCCCCGCCGCTCGAATCCGAAACCAAACCACGCGAGGACGCGTGA
- the nusB gene encoding transcription antitermination factor NusB — translation MKPRTRARSLALQALYELDLTAHPQGTVFEARAADYGLDEELESFARRLVLGVLPIRKELDVYIAEHAPEWPIDQISVIDRNLIRMATWEFAVSGETPVKVAINEAVELAKRYGSDSSPRFVNGVLGSLAERSDEIKQALGQVNQN, via the coding sequence ATGAAACCGCGCACTCGGGCACGCAGCCTGGCCCTACAAGCGCTGTACGAACTGGACCTCACCGCCCACCCCCAGGGCACTGTATTCGAAGCACGCGCCGCCGACTATGGGCTGGACGAAGAGCTGGAGAGCTTTGCCCGCCGCCTGGTGCTGGGCGTGCTGCCCATCCGCAAAGAGCTTGACGTCTACATTGCCGAACATGCCCCCGAATGGCCGATCGACCAGATCTCGGTCATTGACCGCAACCTGATCCGCATGGCCACCTGGGAGTTCGCCGTCAGCGGCGAAACTCCGGTCAAGGTGGCCATCAACGAAGCCGTCGAGCTGGCCAAGCGTTACGGCTCCGACAGCTCGCCGCGCTTCGTCAACGGCGTGCTGGGCAGCCTGGCCGAGCGCAGCGATGAGATCAAGCAGGCGCTGGGGCAAGTCAATCAGAATTAA
- a CDS encoding Asp23/Gls24 family envelope stress response protein codes for MSELRPPGLTTVAPEVLLSIARLTALQVPGVYAMAKTPRRGKDEHGTEGVLATITGNEVDLELHLVLEKDTNLRQVARDVQDQVHRAIAEMVGMQPGSINVHIEDIYFPEA; via the coding sequence ATGAGCGAACTGCGCCCGCCCGGCCTCACCACCGTTGCCCCTGAAGTGCTGCTCTCCATCGCACGCCTGACCGCCCTGCAGGTGCCGGGCGTGTACGCCATGGCCAAGACGCCGCGCCGCGGCAAAGATGAGCACGGGACTGAGGGCGTGCTGGCCACCATCACCGGCAACGAGGTGGACCTGGAGCTGCACCTGGTGCTGGAAAAGGACACCAACCTGCGCCAGGTGGCCCGCGATGTGCAGGACCAGGTGCACCGCGCCATTGCTGAGATGGTTGGCATGCAGCCTGGCAGCATCAACGTCCACATCGAAGACATTTACTTCCCCGAAGCCTAG